The Streptomyces sp. SS1-1 genome has a segment encoding these proteins:
- the eboE gene encoding metabolite traffic protein EboE, translating to MRFRHPDGSTVHLAYCTNVHPAETLDGVLAQLRDHCEPVRRRLGRDRLGIGLWLARDAARALVSDPSALRGLRTELDRRGLEVVTLNGFPYEGFGAEEVKYRVYKPDWADPERLEHTTALARVLAGLLPDDVTRGTISTLPLAWRTAYDDRRAETARAALATLGERLDALQDLTGKDIRIGLEPEPGCVVETTGDALAPLAAIGHPRIGVCVDTCHLATSFEDPHTALDALTTAGVPVVKSQLSAALHAEDPHLPEVREALAAFDEPRFLHQTRVATAAGLRGTDDLGEALTGDALPDASPWRAHFHVPLHAAPAAPLTSTLPVLKSVLTRLAGGPKPLTHHLEVETYTWQALPPELRPRARNQLADGIAAELTLARDLLTDLGLKELP from the coding sequence ATGCGCTTCCGGCACCCCGACGGCTCCACCGTCCACCTCGCCTACTGCACCAACGTGCACCCGGCGGAGACCCTGGACGGCGTCCTCGCCCAGCTGCGCGACCACTGCGAACCGGTCCGCCGACGCCTCGGACGCGACCGCCTCGGCATCGGCCTGTGGCTCGCCAGGGACGCCGCCCGGGCCCTCGTCTCCGACCCGTCCGCGCTGCGCGGACTGCGCACCGAACTCGACCGGCGCGGCCTGGAGGTCGTCACCCTCAACGGCTTCCCCTACGAGGGCTTCGGCGCCGAGGAGGTCAAGTACCGCGTCTACAAGCCGGACTGGGCCGACCCCGAACGCCTGGAGCACACCACCGCCCTCGCCCGCGTCCTCGCCGGACTGCTGCCCGACGACGTCACCCGCGGCACCATCTCCACGCTGCCCCTGGCCTGGCGGACCGCCTACGACGACCGGCGCGCCGAGACTGCTCGCGCGGCCCTCGCCACCCTCGGGGAACGCCTCGACGCCCTCCAGGACCTCACCGGCAAGGACATCCGCATCGGCCTCGAACCCGAACCCGGCTGCGTCGTCGAGACCACCGGCGACGCCCTCGCCCCGCTCGCCGCCATCGGCCACCCCCGCATCGGTGTCTGCGTCGACACCTGCCACCTCGCCACCTCCTTCGAAGACCCGCACACCGCCCTGGACGCCCTCACCACGGCCGGTGTCCCCGTCGTCAAGTCCCAGCTGTCCGCCGCGCTGCACGCGGAGGACCCGCACCTCCCCGAGGTCCGTGAAGCGCTCGCCGCCTTCGACGAACCCCGCTTCCTGCACCAGACCCGCGTCGCCACCGCCGCCGGACTGCGCGGCACCGACGACCTCGGCGAGGCCCTCACCGGTGACGCCCTGCCCGACGCCTCGCCGTGGCGCGCCCACTTCCACGTACCGCTGCACGCCGCGCCGGCGGCGCCCCTCACCTCCACACTCCCCGTCCTGAAGTCCGTACTGACCCGGCTGGCCGGCGGACCGAAGCCGCTCACCCACCACCTCGAGGTCGAGACGTACACCTGGCAGGCCCTGCCGCCCGAGCTGCGGCCGCGCGCCCGCAATCAGCTCGCCGACGGCATCGCCGCCGAACTCACCCTCGCCCGCGATCTGCTGACCGACCTCGGCCTGAAGGAGCTGCCATGA
- a CDS encoding nucleotide pyrophosphatase/phosphodiesterase family protein has product MTERPAPATRPGDPSGATGRPTPLLVLDVVGLTPRLLHHMPHLKRLAQSGSQAPLGTVLPAVTCAAQSTFLTGTHPSEHGIVGNGWYFRELGDVLLWRQHNGLVSGDKLWDAARRAHPGYTVANICWWYAMGADTDITVTPRPVYYADGRKEPDCYTRPPALHDELTEKLGTFPLFHFWGPGADLVSSRWIIDATRHVMRTRDTDLTLCYLPHLDYDLQRFGPDDPRSLKAAADLDAALAPLLDDARAQGRTVVALSEYGITRADRPVDINRALRRAGLLEVHTQDGMEYLDPMASRAFAVADHQIAHVYVRRPEDLEATREALEGLPGIDQLLDDEGKKAHHLDHPRSGELVAVAEPDAWFTYYYWLDDDRAPDFAQLVEIHRKPGYDPVELFMDPLDPYVKVKAATALARKKLGMRYRMAVVPLDPSPIRGSHGRLPASDDDGPLLICSTPRAVGDRVAATDVKQLLLRLAGLG; this is encoded by the coding sequence ATGACCGAGCGACCCGCCCCGGCCACCCGGCCCGGCGATCCCTCCGGCGCCACCGGCCGCCCCACACCGCTCCTCGTCCTCGACGTCGTCGGCCTCACCCCCCGTCTCCTGCACCACATGCCTCACCTGAAGCGGCTCGCCCAGTCCGGCTCCCAGGCGCCGCTCGGCACCGTCCTGCCCGCCGTCACCTGCGCCGCCCAGTCCACCTTCCTCACCGGCACCCACCCGTCCGAGCACGGCATCGTCGGCAACGGCTGGTACTTCCGCGAGCTCGGCGACGTCCTGCTGTGGCGCCAGCACAACGGACTGGTCTCCGGCGACAAGCTGTGGGACGCCGCCCGCCGCGCACACCCCGGCTACACCGTCGCCAACATCTGCTGGTGGTACGCCATGGGCGCCGACACCGACATCACCGTCACCCCCCGTCCCGTCTACTACGCGGATGGCCGTAAGGAACCCGACTGCTACACCCGGCCCCCCGCCCTGCACGACGAACTCACGGAGAAACTGGGCACCTTCCCGCTGTTCCACTTCTGGGGCCCCGGCGCCGACCTCGTGTCCAGCCGCTGGATCATCGACGCCACCCGGCACGTCATGCGGACCCGCGACACCGACCTGACCCTGTGCTACCTCCCTCATCTCGACTACGACCTGCAGCGCTTCGGCCCCGACGACCCGCGCTCCCTGAAGGCCGCCGCCGACCTGGACGCGGCCCTCGCCCCGCTCCTCGACGACGCCCGCGCCCAGGGCCGTACCGTCGTCGCGCTCTCCGAGTACGGCATCACCCGCGCCGACCGGCCCGTCGACATCAACCGGGCCCTGCGCCGCGCCGGACTGCTCGAGGTGCACACCCAGGACGGCATGGAGTACCTGGACCCGATGGCGTCCCGGGCGTTCGCCGTCGCCGACCACCAGATCGCGCACGTCTACGTCCGCCGGCCCGAGGACCTCGAGGCGACCAGGGAAGCCCTCGAGGGCCTGCCCGGCATCGACCAGCTCCTCGACGACGAGGGCAAGAAGGCCCACCACCTCGACCACCCGCGCTCGGGCGAACTCGTCGCCGTCGCGGAGCCCGACGCCTGGTTCACGTACTACTACTGGCTCGACGACGACCGCGCGCCCGACTTCGCGCAGCTCGTCGAGATCCACCGCAAACCCGGCTACGACCCGGTCGAGCTCTTCATGGACCCCCTCGACCCCTACGTCAAGGTCAAGGCCGCGACCGCGCTCGCCCGCAAGAAACTCGGCATGCGCTACCGCATGGCGGTCGTGCCCCTGGACCCCTCACCTATTCGAGGCAGCCACGGCCGCCTCCCCGCGAGCGACGACGACGGTCCGCTCCTCATCTGCTCCACCCCCCGCGCTGTCGGTGACCGCGTCGCGGCCACCGACGTCAAGCAACTCCTGCTCCGGCTCGCCGGACTCGGCTGA